Proteins co-encoded in one Candidatus Neomarinimicrobiota bacterium genomic window:
- the thiE gene encoding thiamine phosphate synthase translates to MKSERIAGWRLYVITDSDISGKSHQDAAKAAMAGGADVIQFREKNCSSAELYEIAGELREITRKADVDFIVNDRLDIAQAVDADGVHLGQDDIPISVAREILGPDKIIGGSARYQGEAEQMAQEGVDYLGLGPVYEARSTKHDTVAPQGLDLVRKVKQETTLPIVAIGGIGPENLSFIFEAGADSVAVISAIMKADDITKATRDIKETIENLQPEGNLV, encoded by the coding sequence ATGAAATCCGAGCGCATAGCCGGGTGGAGACTCTACGTTATAACGGATTCCGATATTTCCGGAAAATCTCACCAGGACGCTGCAAAAGCGGCTATGGCTGGTGGGGCTGACGTAATACAATTTCGCGAAAAAAACTGCTCTAGCGCCGAGTTATACGAGATTGCCGGCGAACTCCGGGAAATCACGCGGAAGGCCGATGTCGATTTCATCGTGAATGATCGTCTGGATATTGCCCAGGCGGTGGATGCCGATGGCGTCCACCTGGGGCAGGACGACATCCCGATTTCGGTGGCCCGGGAGATCCTCGGTCCGGACAAGATCATTGGTGGATCGGCCCGGTACCAGGGAGAAGCAGAGCAGATGGCGCAAGAGGGCGTGGATTATCTTGGACTCGGACCCGTGTATGAGGCGCGGTCAACCAAGCACGATACAGTTGCACCTCAGGGGCTTGATCTCGTCCGAAAGGTGAAACAGGAAACGACGCTTCCTATTGTCGCTATCGGCGGTATTGGACCTGAGAATCTCTCATTTATCTTTGAAGCCGGAGCTGACAGTGTGGCAGTTATTTCAGCCATTATGAAAGCGGACGATATCACCAAAGCGACCCGGGACATAAAAGAGACAATTGAAAACCTCCAACCTGAGGGTAATCTGGTATGA
- the thiD gene encoding bifunctional hydroxymethylpyrimidine kinase/phosphomethylpyrimidine kinase: protein MKKVLTIAGSDSGGGAGIQADLKTFMAFGTHGMSAITAITAQNTVGVQSAHPLPRDLIREQIKSVADDIGVDAVKTGMLASSEIVQTVADAVREFTLPNLVVDPVMIAKSGDPLLAEEARETIREELLPLAAVITPNLHEASELLDMEIDTIDDMEDAARALQSLGCQWVVVKGGHLTGEEAVDVLFDGNRIYHERAEYIKSENTHGTGCTFSSAIAAGLAKGNQPLEAIRNAKRYINEAIREGLDIGAGHGPTNHLVGLESRWF, encoded by the coding sequence ATGAAAAAAGTACTAACTATCGCGGGATCGGACAGTGGTGGCGGCGCAGGCATCCAGGCAGATCTGAAAACCTTTATGGCATTTGGAACCCACGGGATGTCCGCTATTACGGCAATTACTGCGCAGAATACGGTGGGCGTCCAGTCAGCGCATCCGCTTCCGAGAGATCTGATCCGCGAGCAGATTAAATCCGTAGCAGACGATATTGGTGTAGATGCGGTGAAAACCGGGATGTTAGCGAGCTCAGAAATTGTGCAGACGGTGGCTGACGCGGTCCGGGAATTTACTCTGCCGAACCTGGTGGTAGATCCAGTGATGATCGCCAAGAGTGGTGATCCACTGCTGGCTGAAGAGGCCAGAGAAACAATCAGGGAAGAACTGCTGCCGCTGGCGGCGGTGATTACCCCCAACCTGCATGAAGCATCCGAACTTCTCGATATGGAAATTGATACCATTGATGATATGGAGGATGCCGCCCGCGCCCTGCAATCGCTGGGATGTCAGTGGGTTGTGGTCAAAGGCGGGCATCTCACCGGAGAAGAGGCAGTCGACGTGCTTTTCGATGGGAACCGGATTTATCATGAACGCGCGGAATATATCAAGAGTGAAAATACGCACGGTACCGGATGTACCTTCAGCTCGGCGATTGCGGCGGGTCTTGCGAAGGGTAACCAGCCGCTGGAGGCGATACGCAATGCAAAGCGGTATATCAACGAAGCCATCCGTGAAGGCCTGGATATAGGCGCCGGACACGGCCCCACGAATCATCTGGTGGGACTGGAGTCACGATGGTTTTGA
- a CDS encoding AIR synthase family protein, with amino-acid sequence MASDLPEVGKVSSEVFDEIILPRLGKKRDDVLVGPQHGVDIGVIDLGNGQVQAMSTDPVFIVPPYGWERSAWFAVHILASDTATSGLAPSHMTIDLNMPLGLERDQLESMWSVIHEECEKLGIAIVSGHTGRYEGCNYPMVGGATVFAIGSKDKYVTPAMAEPGDRVIVTKGPAIEASALFAVTFPGKVEEAYGKETANEAEDIFWQMSVVEEALTAAEVGVRENGVTGMHDATECGIWGGLAEIATASDVGLNIEKDEIILQDAVEKVCRLWDIDPYISISEGTLIITSKAHKADEIIRRLEGKDIPASIVGEVTPGSEGTRYFEDGKEHELVHPKTDPFWAAYGKAAEGE; translated from the coding sequence ATGGCTTCAGATCTGCCGGAAGTAGGCAAAGTATCCTCGGAAGTGTTTGACGAGATAATTTTACCGAGGCTCGGGAAAAAACGCGATGATGTGCTGGTCGGCCCGCAGCACGGAGTGGATATCGGAGTGATCGACCTCGGAAACGGCCAGGTGCAGGCCATGAGTACGGACCCGGTATTCATTGTACCGCCATACGGATGGGAACGATCGGCGTGGTTTGCGGTCCATATCCTGGCGTCGGACACTGCCACGTCCGGCTTGGCGCCGAGCCACATGACTATTGATCTAAATATGCCACTGGGACTGGAACGTGACCAGCTTGAATCCATGTGGTCGGTAATCCACGAGGAATGCGAGAAGCTTGGTATTGCCATCGTTTCCGGACACACAGGCCGGTACGAGGGGTGCAACTATCCAATGGTTGGCGGTGCCACCGTATTTGCTATCGGCTCCAAAGATAAATACGTCACGCCGGCTATGGCGGAACCGGGAGACAGGGTAATTGTCACGAAGGGACCTGCCATAGAAGCTTCGGCGCTGTTTGCCGTGACTTTTCCCGGGAAAGTGGAAGAGGCGTACGGCAAGGAGACGGCCAACGAAGCCGAAGACATCTTCTGGCAAATGTCGGTCGTAGAGGAAGCGCTTACGGCTGCGGAGGTCGGTGTGCGGGAGAATGGCGTCACCGGTATGCATGATGCCACCGAATGCGGCATCTGGGGCGGACTCGCTGAGATTGCCACCGCATCCGACGTCGGTCTGAACATTGAGAAGGATGAGATTATCCTGCAGGATGCCGTGGAAAAGGTCTGCCGTCTCTGGGATATTGACCCGTATATCTCTATCAGTGAAGGAACACTTATTATCACCAGTAAGGCGCACAAGGCTGATGAGATTATCCGGCGCCTTGAAGGTAAGGATATTCCGGCCAGTATTGTCGGAGAAGTGACGCCCGGGTCCGAGGGCACACGGTATTTTGAAGACGGTAAAGAGCATGAACTGGTGCATCCGAAGACGGACCCATTTTGGGCAGCGTACGGCAAAGCGGCCGAAGGTGAATGA
- the tenA gene encoding thiaminase II — protein sequence MVLKHTGATASEVFTDSLWAEIEDIYQSILEHPFITELTRGELDLEIFKFYLQQDALYLEDFSRALAITGARAEEPKELQQFIEFAQGAIVTERALHESYFEQYDVDATGPKSPSCFNYTNFLIATASTGSYPESVAALLPCFWIYREVGNYIYKQAVDDNPYQDWIDTYSGEEFGEAVEQAIDITNKVVRRTSERTHAKMKTQFVRSSRLEWMFWDSAYHMEEWLP from the coding sequence ATGGTTTTGAAACACACAGGAGCGACGGCAAGTGAGGTGTTTACCGATTCTCTCTGGGCAGAGATCGAAGATATCTATCAGTCCATTCTCGAGCATCCGTTTATTACCGAACTGACTCGTGGTGAGCTGGATCTGGAGATTTTCAAATTTTACCTCCAGCAGGATGCACTCTATCTGGAAGATTTTTCGAGGGCACTCGCAATCACCGGCGCTCGGGCTGAAGAGCCGAAGGAATTACAGCAATTCATCGAATTTGCCCAGGGGGCTATAGTCACCGAACGAGCGCTTCATGAGTCGTATTTCGAGCAGTACGATGTGGATGCGACTGGCCCCAAATCCCCAAGCTGTTTCAATTACACCAACTTCCTGATTGCTACGGCATCAACCGGCAGTTATCCGGAGAGTGTGGCCGCGCTGCTGCCGTGCTTCTGGATTTATCGGGAGGTCGGAAATTACATCTATAAACAAGCGGTTGACGATAATCCCTATCAGGATTGGATCGACACCTATTCCGGCGAGGAGTTCGGCGAGGCAGTGGAGCAGGCGATCGATATCACCAATAAGGTGGTGCGCCGTACTTCGGAGCGAACGCACGCGAAGATGAAAACGCAGTTCGTGCGATCCAGTCGGCTGGAATGGATGTTCTGGGACAGTGCCTACCACATGGAGGAATGGTTGCCGTAA